A part of Kitasatospora acidiphila genomic DNA contains:
- the gltB gene encoding glutamate synthase large subunit, which translates to MLSASMHSANGPQGDGRSPYRLVPDARPAAQGLYDPRNEHDACGVGFVATLTGTADHAIVEQALTVLRNLEHRGATGAEPDSGDGAGILTQVPDAFLRANAGFELPPAGEYAVGIAFLPVDDQGAATAVSAIETIAAEEGLTVLGWREVPTAPELLGATARSVMPRFSQLFVSGRGLAGLELDRTAFVVRKRAEREAGVYFPSLSARTIVYKGMLTTGQLEPFFPDLSDRLFASAIGLVHSRFSTNTFPSWPLAHPYRFVAHNGEINTVKGNRNWMTARESQLATDLIPGDISRIFPVCTPDHSDSASFDEVLELLHLSGRSLPHSVLMMIPEAWENHATMSPARRAFYQYHSNLMEPWDGPACVTFTDGNQIGAVLDRNGLRPARYWITEDGLVVLSSEVGVLDLPQESVIRKGRLQPGKMFLVDVAEHRIVEDEEIKGALAAEHPYEEWVAGGRIQLAELPEREHIAHTHASVTRRQQTFGYTEEELRVILAPMARTGAEALGSMGTDSPIAALSEKPRLLFDYFIQLFAQVTNPPLDAIREELVTSLHSSLGPEVNLLTAGPAHCRAVGITFPVIDNDELAKLIHINVDGDQPGLKAVTLSGLYRVAGGGEALAERLREIAAEADAAIADGARILLLSDRHSDAEHAPIPSLLLTSAVHHHLIRTKQRTKVSLLVEAGDVREVHHVALLIGYGASAINPYLAMESVEDLVAQGTFLTGTDPEKAIRNLIKALGKGVLKVMSKMGISTVASYRGAQVFEVIGLSQETVDAYFAGTTSKLGGIGLDEIAREVAARHAKAYPASGIPAAHRALEIGGEYQWRREGEPHLFDPDTVFRLQHATRTRRYDIFKQYTERVNEQSERLMTLRGLFKLGAGARTPVPIDEVEPVSEIVKRFSTGAMSYGSISMEAHETLAIAMNRLGGKSNTGEGGEDPERLHDPERRSAIKQVASGRFGVTSEYLVNADDIQIKMAQGAKPGEGGQLPGHKVYPWVARTRHSTPGVGLISPPPHHDIYSIEDLAQLIHDLKNANPQARIHVKLVSEVGVGTVAAGVSKAHADVVLVSGHDGGTGASPLTSLKHAGGPWELGLAETQQTLLLNGLRDRIVVQTDGQLKTGRDVVIAALLGAEEFGFATAPLVVSGCVMMRVCHLDTCPVGVATQNPVLRERFSGKPEFVVNFFEFIAEEVRELLAELGFRSIEEAVGHAEHIDAAAAIDHWKAVGLDLAPLFHVPELPVGAARHRTIEQDHGLDKALDNQLIELAAEALEHGEAVRIQLPIRNVNRTVGTMLGHQVTKRYRGAGLPEGTIDVTFTGSAGQSFGAFLPKGVTLRLEGDANDYVGKGLSGGVLVVRPARDAAVIGADAQQHVIAGNTIGYGATAGRIHLRGKAGERFAVRNSGAVLVVEGVGDHGLEYMTGGRVVILGETGRNLAAGMSGGIGYVLDLRPASVNGGMVGIEAPDAKDREWLRETVQQHYEETGSTVAAELLADWGSGVSRFSKIMPTDYKAVLAAKDAAERDGLSEAETTRKMMEAAHG; encoded by the coding sequence ATGCTTTCTGCATCCATGCACTCCGCCAACGGGCCCCAGGGCGACGGCCGTTCGCCGTACCGGCTCGTTCCGGATGCACGACCTGCAGCTCAGGGCCTGTACGACCCCCGCAATGAACACGACGCCTGCGGCGTCGGCTTCGTGGCGACCCTGACCGGCACCGCCGACCATGCCATCGTCGAGCAGGCGCTCACCGTGCTGCGCAACCTGGAGCACCGCGGCGCCACCGGCGCCGAGCCGGACTCCGGTGACGGCGCGGGCATCCTGACCCAGGTCCCGGACGCCTTCCTGCGCGCCAACGCCGGCTTCGAGCTGCCCCCGGCCGGGGAGTACGCGGTCGGCATCGCCTTCCTGCCCGTCGACGACCAGGGCGCGGCCACCGCCGTCTCGGCCATCGAGACGATCGCCGCCGAGGAGGGCCTGACCGTCCTCGGCTGGCGCGAGGTGCCCACCGCCCCCGAGCTGCTGGGCGCCACTGCCCGTTCGGTGATGCCGCGGTTCAGCCAACTCTTCGTCAGCGGACGGGGATTGGCCGGCCTGGAGCTGGACCGGACCGCCTTCGTGGTCCGCAAGCGCGCCGAGCGCGAGGCCGGTGTCTACTTCCCGTCGCTGTCCGCCCGGACCATCGTCTACAAGGGCATGCTGACCACCGGTCAACTGGAGCCGTTCTTCCCGGACTTGTCGGACCGGCTGTTTGCCTCCGCGATCGGCCTGGTGCACTCCCGGTTCTCCACCAACACCTTCCCGAGCTGGCCGCTCGCCCACCCGTACCGGTTCGTCGCGCACAACGGCGAGATCAACACCGTCAAGGGCAACCGGAACTGGATGACCGCGCGCGAGTCGCAGCTGGCCACCGACCTGATCCCGGGCGACATCAGCCGGATCTTCCCGGTCTGCACCCCGGACCACTCCGACTCCGCCTCCTTCGACGAGGTGCTGGAGCTGCTCCACCTCAGCGGCCGCTCGCTGCCGCACTCGGTGCTGATGATGATCCCGGAGGCCTGGGAGAACCACGCCACCATGAGCCCGGCGCGGCGCGCCTTCTACCAGTACCACTCCAACCTGATGGAGCCCTGGGACGGCCCGGCCTGCGTCACCTTCACCGACGGCAACCAGATCGGCGCCGTGCTGGACCGCAACGGCCTGCGCCCGGCCCGGTACTGGATCACCGAGGACGGCCTGGTGGTGCTCTCCTCCGAGGTCGGCGTGCTCGACCTGCCGCAGGAGAGCGTGATCCGCAAGGGCCGGCTGCAGCCCGGCAAGATGTTCCTGGTCGACGTCGCCGAGCACCGGATCGTCGAGGACGAGGAGATCAAGGGCGCGCTGGCCGCCGAGCACCCCTACGAGGAGTGGGTGGCCGGTGGCCGGATCCAGCTGGCCGAGCTGCCCGAGCGCGAGCACATCGCGCACACCCACGCCTCGGTGACCCGCCGTCAGCAGACCTTCGGCTACACCGAGGAGGAGCTGCGCGTCATCCTGGCGCCGATGGCCCGCACCGGCGCCGAGGCGCTCGGCTCGATGGGCACCGACTCGCCGATCGCCGCGCTCTCCGAGAAGCCCCGGCTGCTCTTCGACTACTTCATCCAGCTGTTCGCCCAGGTCACCAACCCGCCGCTGGACGCCATCCGCGAGGAACTGGTCACCTCGCTGCACAGCAGCCTCGGCCCCGAGGTCAACCTGCTCACCGCCGGGCCCGCGCACTGCCGTGCGGTCGGCATCACCTTCCCGGTGATCGACAACGACGAGCTGGCCAAGCTGATCCACATCAACGTGGACGGCGACCAGCCCGGCCTCAAGGCGGTCACCCTCTCCGGCCTCTACCGGGTGGCCGGCGGCGGCGAGGCGCTGGCCGAGCGGCTGCGGGAGATCGCCGCCGAGGCCGACGCGGCGATCGCCGACGGCGCCCGGATCCTGCTGCTCTCCGACCGCCACTCGGACGCCGAGCACGCGCCGATCCCCTCGCTGCTGCTCACCTCCGCGGTGCACCACCACCTGATCCGCACCAAGCAGCGCACCAAGGTCTCGCTGCTGGTCGAGGCCGGCGACGTCCGCGAGGTGCACCACGTGGCGCTGCTGATCGGCTACGGCGCCAGCGCGATCAACCCCTACCTGGCGATGGAGTCGGTCGAGGACCTGGTGGCCCAGGGCACCTTCCTCACCGGGACCGACCCGGAGAAGGCGATCCGCAACCTGATCAAGGCGCTCGGCAAGGGCGTGCTCAAGGTGATGTCCAAGATGGGCATCTCCACCGTCGCCTCCTACCGCGGCGCCCAGGTCTTCGAGGTGATCGGCCTCTCCCAGGAGACCGTGGACGCCTACTTCGCCGGCACCACCAGCAAGTTGGGCGGCATCGGGCTCGACGAGATCGCCCGCGAGGTGGCCGCCCGGCACGCCAAGGCCTACCCGGCCTCCGGCATCCCGGCCGCGCACCGCGCGCTGGAGATCGGCGGCGAGTACCAGTGGCGCCGCGAGGGCGAGCCGCACCTGTTCGACCCCGACACCGTCTTCCGCCTCCAGCACGCCACCCGCACCCGCCGCTACGACATCTTCAAGCAGTACACGGAGCGGGTGAACGAGCAGTCCGAGCGGCTGATGACGCTGCGCGGCCTGTTCAAGCTGGGCGCGGGCGCCCGCACCCCGGTGCCGATCGACGAGGTCGAGCCGGTCAGCGAGATCGTCAAGCGGTTCTCCACCGGCGCCATGTCCTACGGCTCCATCTCGATGGAGGCGCACGAGACGCTGGCGATCGCCATGAACCGGCTGGGCGGCAAGTCCAACACCGGTGAGGGCGGCGAGGACCCGGAGCGCCTCCACGACCCGGAGCGCCGCTCGGCGATCAAGCAGGTCGCCTCCGGCCGGTTCGGCGTCACCTCCGAGTACCTGGTCAACGCCGACGACATCCAGATCAAGATGGCCCAGGGCGCCAAGCCCGGCGAGGGCGGCCAGCTGCCGGGCCACAAGGTCTACCCGTGGGTGGCCCGCACCCGGCACTCCACCCCGGGCGTCGGCCTGATCTCCCCGCCGCCGCACCACGACATCTACTCGATCGAGGATCTGGCCCAGCTGATCCACGACCTGAAGAACGCCAACCCGCAGGCCCGGATCCACGTCAAGCTGGTCTCCGAGGTCGGCGTCGGCACCGTCGCGGCCGGCGTCTCCAAGGCGCACGCCGACGTGGTGCTGGTCTCCGGCCACGACGGCGGCACCGGCGCCTCCCCGCTGACCTCGCTGAAGCACGCGGGCGGCCCCTGGGAGCTCGGCCTCGCCGAGACCCAGCAGACCCTGCTGCTCAACGGGCTGCGCGACCGGATCGTGGTGCAGACCGACGGCCAGCTGAAGACCGGCCGCGACGTGGTGATCGCCGCGCTGCTCGGCGCCGAGGAGTTCGGCTTCGCCACCGCCCCGCTGGTGGTCTCCGGCTGCGTCATGATGCGGGTCTGCCACCTGGACACCTGCCCGGTCGGCGTCGCCACCCAGAACCCGGTGCTGCGCGAGCGGTTCTCCGGCAAGCCCGAATTCGTGGTCAACTTCTTCGAGTTCATCGCCGAGGAGGTCCGCGAGCTCCTCGCCGAGCTGGGCTTCCGCTCGATCGAGGAGGCCGTCGGCCACGCCGAGCACATCGACGCCGCCGCCGCGATCGACCACTGGAAGGCCGTCGGGCTCGACCTGGCCCCGCTCTTCCACGTGCCCGAGCTGCCGGTCGGCGCGGCCCGCCACCGCACCATCGAGCAGGACCACGGGCTGGACAAGGCGCTCGACAACCAGCTGATCGAGCTGGCCGCCGAGGCCCTGGAGCACGGCGAGGCGGTCCGCATCCAGCTGCCGATCCGCAACGTCAACCGCACCGTCGGCACCATGCTCGGCCACCAGGTGACCAAGCGCTACCGGGGCGCCGGCCTGCCCGAGGGCACCATCGACGTGACCTTCACCGGCTCGGCCGGCCAGTCCTTCGGCGCCTTCCTGCCCAAGGGCGTCACCCTGCGCCTGGAGGGCGACGCCAACGACTACGTCGGCAAGGGCCTCTCCGGCGGCGTGCTGGTGGTCCGCCCGGCCCGCGACGCCGCGGTGATCGGCGCCGACGCCCAGCAGCACGTGATCGCCGGCAACACCATCGGCTACGGTGCCACCGCGGGCCGGATCCACCTGCGCGGCAAGGCCGGTGAGCGGTTCGCGGTGCGCAACTCCGGCGCCGTCCTGGTCGTCGAGGGCGTCGGCGACCACGGCCTGGAGTACATGACCGGCGGCCGGGTGGTGATCCTCGGCGAGACCGGCCGCAACCTGGCCGCGGGCATGTCCGGCGGCATCGGCTACGTCCTCGACCTGCGCCCGGCCAGCGTCAACGGCGGCATGGTGGGCATCGAGGCCCCCGACGCCAAGGACCGCGAGTGGCTGCGCGAGACCGTCCAGCAGCACTACGAGGAGACCGGCTCCACGGTCGCCGCCGAACTGCTCGCCGACTGGGGCAGCGGGGTCTCCCGGTTCTCCAAGATCATGCCCACCGACTACAAGGCAGTGCTCGCCGCCAAGGACGCCGCTGAGCGCGATGGCCTCTCCGAGGCCGAGACCACTCGCAAGATGATGGAGGCGGCACATGGCTGA
- a CDS encoding VIT1/CCC1 transporter family protein, with translation MSAVITRPAIDEAPVPRVPNAGHHRDVNGGWLRPAVFGAMDGLVSNFALMTGVVGGAAGHSTVVLTGLAGLAAGACSMAAGEYTSVASQRELVEAEIAAERIELNRNPRGELAELAQLYVERGVEPELAAEVARQLTRDPEQALEVHVREELGVDPHDLPSPLVAAVSSFGCFAIGALLPLLPYLLGAASLLPALLLAVVGLFLCGAVVARVTARSWWFSGLRQLLLGSAAAGVTYLLGWLIGGHVG, from the coding sequence ATGAGTGCTGTCATCACCCGCCCGGCCATCGACGAAGCCCCGGTCCCCCGGGTGCCCAACGCCGGGCACCACCGCGATGTCAACGGCGGCTGGCTGCGGCCCGCGGTGTTCGGCGCGATGGACGGCCTGGTCTCCAACTTCGCCCTGATGACCGGTGTGGTGGGTGGCGCGGCCGGCCACAGCACGGTGGTCCTCACGGGTCTTGCGGGTCTCGCGGCCGGGGCCTGCTCGATGGCGGCGGGGGAGTACACCTCGGTGGCCTCCCAGCGGGAGCTGGTCGAGGCCGAGATCGCCGCCGAGCGGATCGAGCTGAACCGCAACCCGCGCGGCGAGCTGGCCGAGCTGGCCCAGCTGTACGTCGAGCGCGGGGTGGAGCCGGAGCTCGCCGCCGAGGTGGCCCGGCAGCTGACCAGGGATCCGGAGCAGGCGCTGGAGGTGCACGTCCGGGAGGAGCTCGGCGTGGACCCGCACGACCTGCCCAGCCCGCTGGTGGCCGCGGTCTCCTCGTTCGGCTGCTTCGCGATCGGCGCGCTGCTGCCGCTGCTGCCCTATCTGCTGGGGGCCGCCTCGCTGCTGCCGGCGCTGCTGCTGGCGGTGGTCGGCCTGTTCCTGTGCGGCGCGGTGGTGGCCCGGGTGACGGCGCGCAGCTGGTGGTTCAGCGGGCTGCGCCAGCTGCTGCTGGGCAGCGCCGCGGCCGGGGTGACGTACCTGCTGGGCTGGCTGATCGGCGGCCATGTGGGTTGA